A window from Thermomonas aquatica encodes these proteins:
- the yidC gene encoding membrane protein insertase YidC has translation MTQTRTFLLFAWLMVAALLWMEWNKERQPQADAAPATTQAAVPSASGAVPTATVPGSAPSPMASAAPAAAAPSVQLKNDVLALQLDGRSITGAQLLKYPQTRAAGSPPVVLFDADPSRYFVARSGWVAANGGEVALQAEAGAHDAVLAAGAAEVSQRFIATTAEGLQLRRTYTLARGSYALKVRDELVNAGAAPWSGQVDRQLLRNPPVAKRGMTNPEAFSLSGAAWWSPEDKYKKRKYTNFVDDGPLDQQVTGGWIALSQHYFLTAWVPPKNQPELYSLGVQGAIHSIAARGEKINLAPGQRYVSDAILWVGPKLAEQLEPTAPGLERAMDYGYFTVLSQPIHWLLTKLHKITRNWGWAIVLLVVLIKSLLYPLSAAQYKSMAKMRRFQPRIEQLKERYGDDKQKFQMAMLELYKKEKINPAGGCLPILIQMPVFLALYYVLLEAVELRQAPWIMGWVNDLTARDPFFILPVLNAGIMFLTQKMTPMVGMDPMQKKMMQMMPLVMGVMFAFFPAGLVLYWVTNGALGMLQQWWNTKRYADAPAKA, from the coding sequence ATGACCCAGACCCGTACTTTCCTGTTGTTCGCCTGGTTGATGGTGGCGGCCCTGTTGTGGATGGAGTGGAACAAGGAGCGGCAGCCGCAGGCGGACGCCGCCCCGGCGACCACGCAAGCGGCGGTGCCCTCGGCGAGCGGGGCGGTGCCGACCGCGACCGTGCCGGGGAGCGCGCCGTCGCCGATGGCCAGCGCCGCGCCCGCCGCCGCCGCGCCGAGCGTGCAGCTGAAGAACGACGTGCTCGCCCTGCAGCTGGACGGCCGCAGCATCACCGGCGCGCAATTGCTCAAGTATCCGCAGACCCGCGCCGCCGGCAGCCCGCCGGTGGTGCTGTTCGATGCCGATCCGTCGCGTTACTTCGTCGCGCGCAGCGGCTGGGTGGCGGCCAACGGCGGCGAAGTCGCTTTGCAGGCCGAGGCCGGCGCGCACGACGCGGTGCTCGCCGCCGGCGCCGCCGAGGTCAGCCAGCGCTTCATCGCCACCACCGCCGAAGGCCTGCAGCTGCGCCGCACCTACACCCTGGCGCGCGGCAGCTATGCGCTGAAGGTGCGCGACGAGCTGGTCAATGCCGGCGCCGCGCCCTGGTCGGGCCAGGTCGACCGCCAGCTGTTGCGCAACCCGCCGGTGGCCAAGCGCGGCATGACCAATCCGGAAGCCTTCAGCCTGAGCGGCGCGGCGTGGTGGAGCCCGGAAGACAAGTACAAGAAGCGCAAGTACACCAATTTCGTCGATGACGGTCCGCTCGACCAGCAGGTGACGGGCGGCTGGATCGCGCTCTCGCAGCATTATTTCCTGACCGCCTGGGTGCCGCCGAAGAACCAACCCGAGCTGTATTCGCTGGGCGTGCAGGGGGCGATCCATTCGATCGCCGCGCGCGGGGAGAAGATCAACCTGGCGCCCGGCCAGCGTTATGTCAGCGACGCCATCCTCTGGGTTGGCCCGAAGCTGGCCGAACAGCTGGAACCGACCGCGCCCGGCCTCGAGCGCGCGATGGACTACGGCTATTTCACCGTGCTGTCGCAGCCGATCCACTGGCTGCTGACCAAGCTGCACAAGATCACCCGCAACTGGGGCTGGGCGATCGTGCTGCTGGTGGTGCTGATCAAGTCGCTGCTCTATCCGCTGTCCGCCGCGCAGTACAAGTCGATGGCGAAGATGCGCAGGTTCCAGCCGCGCATCGAGCAGCTCAAGGAACGCTACGGCGACGACAAGCAGAAGTTCCAGATGGCGATGCTGGAGCTGTACAAGAAGGAGAAGATCAACCCGGCCGGCGGCTGCCTGCCGATCCTGATCCAGATGCCGGTGTTCCTGGCCCTGTACTACGTGCTGCTGGAAGCGGTGGAATTGCGCCAGGCGCCGTGGATCATGGGCTGGGTCAACGACCTCACCGCGCGCGATCCGTTCTTCATCCTGCCGGTGCTCAACGCCGGGATCATGTTCCTCACGCAGAAGATGACGCCGATGGTCGGCATGGATCCGATGCAGAAGAAGATGATGCAGATGATGCCGCTGGTGATGGGCGTGATGTTCGCCTTCTTCCCCGCCGGCCTGGTGCTGTACTGGGTGACCAACGGCGCGCTGGGCATGCTCCAGCAGTGGTGGAACACCAAGCGCTACGCGGACGCGCCGGCGAAGGCCTGA
- the mnmE gene encoding tRNA uridine-5-carboxymethylaminomethyl(34) synthesis GTPase MnmE produces MTAAADTIVAIATAAGAGGVGIVRLSGPRARAIAETVGGKTLAPRTARYATFRDADGETIDDGIALYFKAPASFTGEDVVELQAHGSPVLLRQLVARAIALGARQARPGEFSERAFLNGKLDLAQAEAIADLVAAADAQAARAARRSLDGVFSQRVDALMAAVLAIRVHVEAAIDFADEPLDTLGGRALRERLDAAIGQLAGLQGEAERGRRLRDGLHVVLLGPPNAGKSSLLNALAGSERAIVTDLAGTTRDLLRETIRIDGVELTLVDTAGLREAGDAIEAEGIRRARSEVARADLALVVLDARDPEAGRAAVADGIAGVPRVLWLHNKADLLAAAPDAGGIEQVRVSAKTGLGLDELHRRLLALSGAGDAGEGAFSARARHVQALARAAGQLQAARAELARERLELAAEALALAHSALGEIGGRLSADGLLGHIFSSFCIGK; encoded by the coding sequence ATGACCGCCGCCGCCGACACCATCGTCGCGATCGCCACCGCCGCGGGCGCCGGCGGGGTCGGCATCGTGCGCCTGTCCGGGCCGCGGGCCAGGGCGATCGCCGAAACCGTCGGCGGGAAAACGCTAGCCCCGCGCACTGCGCGCTACGCGACCTTCCGCGATGCCGACGGCGAGACCATCGACGACGGCATCGCGCTGTACTTCAAGGCGCCCGCCAGCTTCACCGGCGAGGACGTGGTCGAACTGCAGGCGCATGGCAGCCCGGTGCTGTTGCGCCAGCTGGTGGCGCGCGCGATCGCGCTGGGTGCGCGCCAGGCACGGCCGGGCGAGTTCAGCGAGCGGGCCTTCCTCAACGGCAAGCTCGACCTGGCCCAGGCCGAGGCGATCGCCGACCTGGTCGCCGCCGCCGATGCGCAGGCCGCGCGCGCGGCGCGGCGTTCGCTGGACGGCGTGTTCTCGCAGCGCGTCGACGCGCTGATGGCGGCCGTGCTCGCGATCCGCGTGCATGTCGAAGCCGCGATCGATTTCGCCGACGAACCGCTGGACACGCTGGGTGGCCGGGCGCTGCGCGAACGGCTGGATGCCGCGATCGGACAGCTCGCGGGCCTGCAGGGCGAAGCCGAACGCGGGCGCAGGCTGCGCGACGGCCTGCACGTGGTGCTGCTCGGCCCGCCGAACGCCGGCAAGAGCTCGCTGCTCAACGCGCTCGCCGGCAGCGAACGCGCCATCGTCACCGACCTGGCCGGCACCACCCGCGACCTGTTGCGCGAGACCATCCGCATCGACGGGGTGGAACTGACCCTGGTCGATACCGCGGGCCTGCGCGAGGCCGGCGATGCGATCGAGGCCGAAGGCATCCGTCGCGCGCGCAGCGAGGTCGCGCGCGCCGACCTGGCGCTGGTGGTGCTGGATGCGCGCGATCCGGAGGCCGGGCGCGCCGCGGTGGCCGACGGGATCGCCGGGGTGCCGCGGGTGCTGTGGCTGCACAACAAGGCCGACTTGCTGGCGGCAGCGCCGGACGCCGGCGGGATCGAGCAGGTGCGGGTTTCGGCGAAGACCGGCCTTGGCCTGGACGAATTGCACCGTCGCCTGCTGGCGCTGTCCGGCGCGGGCGATGCCGGCGAGGGTGCGTTCAGCGCGCGTGCGCGGCATGTGCAGGCATTGGCGCGTGCCGCCGGGCAACTGCAGGCGGCGCGCGCGGAACTGGCCCGCGAACGGCTGGAACTCGCCGCGGAAGCACTGGCGCTGGCGCATTCAGCGCTGGGCGAAATCGGCGGCCGGCTGAGTGCCGACGGCCTACTGGGTCACATTTTCAGCAGTTTCTGCATCGGTAAATAG
- a CDS encoding energy transducer TonB, with product MSAINNMRRGLAPLALAVAVACALGACKKDEAAADAGPAAAQQAPAPTPESVVSATVTAMSPDQLRTEASKAYGENRLYAPAGNNAMEYYLALRDKQPADAGASSALTDLLPMTVIATEQGIAREDFADAKRLAALIEKADGQHPALSRLKAAIASSETAALARAENQKLTAEEEAKRQEELAKKREEDQKKQQEAAKQQLAQQTPAQPTPAQQTAAAAEAERQRAAAAEAERQRQAAAAAEQQRQQQAAAQPAAPAPARAASSELRAISNPGPRYPQAAQRAGAAGSVQVEFTVNSDGSVGNVRAVSSDGPRQFQREFEREALAAVKRWRFQPVAEATTTRRTIAFQQ from the coding sequence ATGTCTGCTATCAACAACATGCGTCGGGGCCTTGCGCCGCTGGCGCTTGCCGTGGCGGTGGCGTGCGCGCTGGGCGCATGCAAGAAGGACGAGGCCGCCGCGGATGCGGGCCCGGCCGCCGCGCAACAGGCGCCGGCACCGACGCCGGAATCGGTGGTGTCGGCCACGGTGACGGCGATGAGTCCGGACCAGCTGCGCACCGAGGCGTCCAAGGCCTACGGCGAGAACCGCCTGTACGCACCGGCGGGCAACAACGCGATGGAGTACTACCTCGCCCTGCGCGACAAGCAGCCGGCCGATGCCGGCGCGTCCAGCGCCTTGACCGACCTGCTACCGATGACGGTGATCGCGACCGAGCAGGGCATCGCCCGCGAGGATTTCGCCGACGCCAAGCGCCTGGCCGCGCTGATCGAGAAGGCCGATGGCCAGCACCCGGCGCTGTCGCGCCTGAAGGCGGCCATCGCCAGCAGCGAGACGGCGGCGCTGGCGCGCGCGGAAAACCAGAAGCTGACCGCCGAGGAAGAGGCCAAGCGCCAGGAAGAACTGGCGAAGAAGCGCGAGGAAGACCAGAAGAAGCAGCAGGAAGCCGCCAAGCAGCAACTGGCCCAGCAGACGCCCGCGCAGCCGACCCCGGCGCAACAGACGGCCGCCGCGGCCGAAGCCGAGCGCCAGCGCGCCGCCGCGGCCGAAGCCGAACGCCAGCGCCAGGCCGCCGCCGCCGCCGAGCAGCAGCGCCAGCAGCAGGCCGCCGCGCAGCCGGCGGCACCGGCGCCGGCGCGTGCGGCCTCGAGCGAGTTGCGCGCGATCAGCAACCCGGGCCCGCGGTATCCGCAGGCCGCGCAACGCGCCGGCGCAGCCGGGTCGGTGCAGGTCGAATTCACGGTCAATTCGGACGGCAGCGTCGGCAACGTGCGTGCGGTCAGCAGCGACGGTCCGCGCCAGTTCCAGCGCGAGTTCGAGCGCGAAGCGCTGGCCGCGGTGAAGCGCTGGCGCTTCCAGCCGGTGGCCGAGGCGACCACGACCCGCCGCACCATCGCGTTCCAGCAATAA
- a CDS encoding ABC transporter permease — translation MNKLSYSATLLAVMRKEVRDFFRDRRTFFLTLFISPLLYPLIFLGIGKLSEMRKETQLEKPLELPVVGIERAPNLVAFLASYGINGKAAPADIEDRIRAQQVDVALVIDRDYAEDWRAGRPAKLELVTDSTRRNADVPTARVREALKVFSQSVGALRLLARGINPSVASPVNTATRDLANEEAKRGAFMTMLLPLILTLSAFIGGAHLAMDTTAGERERQSLEPLLATPAARGALVSGKMLAAVLLGLASMLLILLSFKASASLAGGSAKMMDVSFLAMGKLLLVLLPLVLIGTALLTSLAAAAKSMKEAQSHIVWLMMLPMLPAYALMAYPVKDTALWQYAVPFLSQNQMIQKITRGESATAGQWGIYLAASLGLALLLWFTAVWRYKQEKLAISA, via the coding sequence ATGAACAAGCTCTCGTATTCCGCCACCCTGCTCGCGGTGATGCGCAAGGAAGTGCGCGATTTCTTCCGCGACCGCCGCACCTTCTTCCTGACCCTGTTCATTTCGCCGCTGCTGTATCCGCTGATCTTCCTCGGCATCGGCAAGCTCAGCGAGATGCGCAAGGAAACCCAGCTCGAGAAGCCGCTGGAGTTGCCGGTGGTCGGCATCGAACGCGCGCCCAACCTGGTCGCCTTCCTCGCCAGCTACGGCATCAACGGCAAGGCCGCGCCGGCCGACATCGAGGACCGCATCCGCGCCCAGCAGGTCGACGTGGCGCTGGTGATCGACCGGGACTACGCCGAGGACTGGCGGGCCGGGCGCCCGGCCAAGCTGGAGCTGGTCACCGACTCCACCCGCCGCAACGCCGACGTGCCCACCGCGCGCGTGCGCGAAGCGCTCAAGGTGTTCAGCCAGTCGGTCGGCGCGCTGCGCCTGCTCGCCCGCGGGATCAATCCGTCGGTGGCGTCGCCGGTCAATACCGCCACCCGCGACCTGGCCAACGAGGAGGCCAAGCGCGGTGCGTTCATGACCATGCTGCTGCCGCTGATCCTGACCCTGTCCGCCTTCATCGGCGGCGCCCACCTGGCGATGGACACCACCGCCGGCGAACGCGAGCGGCAATCGCTGGAGCCGTTGCTGGCCACGCCCGCGGCGCGCGGCGCGCTGGTCAGCGGCAAGATGCTGGCCGCGGTGCTGCTGGGCCTGGCGTCGATGCTGCTGATCCTGCTTTCGTTCAAGGCCAGCGCCAGCCTGGCCGGCGGCTCGGCAAAGATGATGGACGTCAGCTTCCTGGCGATGGGCAAGCTGCTGCTGGTGCTGCTGCCGCTGGTGCTGATCGGCACCGCCCTGCTGACCAGCCTGGCCGCCGCGGCCAAGAGCATGAAGGAGGCGCAAAGCCACATCGTCTGGTTGATGATGCTGCCGATGCTGCCGGCCTATGCGTTGATGGCCTATCCGGTCAAGGACACCGCGCTGTGGCAGTACGCCGTGCCGTTCCTGTCGCAGAACCAGATGATCCAGAAGATCACCCGCGGCGAAAGCGCGACGGCCGGACAATGGGGCATCTACCTGGCCGCTTCGCTGGGTCTGGCGCTGCTGCTGTGGTTCACCGCGGTGTGGCGCTACAAGCAGGAAAAGCTGGCGATCTCGGCCTGA
- a CDS encoding ATP-binding cassette domain-containing protein, which produces MIVAEHLRKTFPGRGKDKNPVIAVDDVGFTAHDGQITGLLGPNGAGKTTTLRMLYTLMAPESGRVVVDGIDVAADPERVRRNLGVLPDARGVYKRLTARENIDYFGELHGMPADAIAQRTAKLAAALQMEDFLDRATEGFSQGQRTKTAIARALIHDPRNVILDEPTNGLDVMTTRGLRGFLKELRDEGRCVIFSSHIMQEVAALCDRIVVIAHGKVVAQGSTDELREQAGETNLEDAFVKLIGSEEGLHA; this is translated from the coding sequence ATGATCGTTGCAGAACATCTCCGCAAGACCTTCCCCGGGCGGGGCAAGGACAAGAACCCCGTGATCGCGGTGGACGACGTGGGCTTCACCGCGCACGACGGCCAGATCACCGGCCTGCTCGGCCCCAACGGCGCCGGCAAGACCACCACCCTGCGCATGCTCTACACCCTGATGGCCCCGGAAAGCGGGCGGGTGGTGGTGGACGGGATCGACGTCGCCGCCGATCCCGAGCGCGTGCGCCGCAACCTCGGCGTGCTGCCGGATGCGCGCGGCGTGTACAAGCGCCTGACCGCGCGCGAGAACATCGACTACTTCGGCGAACTGCACGGCATGCCGGCCGACGCCATCGCCCAGCGCACCGCCAAGCTGGCGGCCGCGCTGCAGATGGAGGATTTCCTCGACCGCGCCACCGAAGGCTTCAGCCAGGGCCAGCGCACCAAGACCGCGATCGCCCGCGCGCTGATCCACGACCCGCGCAACGTGATCCTGGACGAACCCACCAACGGCCTGGACGTGATGACCACCCGCGGCCTGCGCGGCTTCCTCAAGGAACTGCGCGACGAGGGCCGTTGCGTGATCTTCTCCAGCCACATCATGCAGGAGGTCGCCGCGCTGTGCGATCGCATCGTGGTGATCGCGCACGGCAAGGTGGTGGCGCAAGGCAGCACCGACGAGCTGCGCGAACAAGCGGGCGAAACCAACCTGGAAGACGCATTCGTGAAACTGATCGGCAGCGAAGAGGGCCTGCACGCATGA
- a CDS encoding alpha/beta hydrolase, which translates to MSRKTRTILALAIAAAFLGYRFLKPKPDADAGETAANAAAPLHAEPVKPRMLGRIAFKPCSLRSAFSKDSLEAQCARFEVPEDRRRPAGRKIALNMAWLPPSGDGETAPDPVFFLAGGPGQSAVDTYPSLDPVFEEVRKQRDVILVDQRGTGKSNLLSCDGDAADADKPDISPEAMQAGAAKCVEALSKKADLRHYTTTDAIADLDEVRKAIGAAQVNLVGVSYGTRVAQQYAMRHPQATRSIVLDSVVPNTLQLGNIFARNLDDALALQFALCSKAPACKGKLGDPRAELDQLLAKLRAAPVAVKYRDATTGEAAEGVLHAETVAGLVRMYAYMPLAGALLPKLIHEANAGRYDNLMALTRMLTGEMKDAMAMGMQMSVVCSEDGESMVVRAEDADTVLGNQMPVGMAAMCKAWPKGEVPADFHKALATKVPALVLEGEFDPVTPPRYGEEVVKTLPNGRLFVLRGQGHNVIGAGCMPKLFTQFIEKADAKALDGKCLDTLNYAAPFTSFNGSEP; encoded by the coding sequence ATGTCCCGCAAGACCAGAACCATCCTCGCGCTGGCGATCGCCGCCGCATTCCTCGGCTACAGGTTCCTCAAGCCGAAGCCCGACGCGGACGCTGGCGAAACCGCCGCCAACGCCGCCGCCCCGCTCCATGCCGAACCGGTCAAGCCGCGCATGCTCGGCCGGATCGCCTTCAAGCCCTGCAGCCTGCGCTCGGCCTTCAGCAAGGACAGCCTGGAAGCGCAGTGCGCCCGCTTCGAGGTGCCCGAGGACCGCCGCCGGCCCGCTGGCCGCAAGATCGCGCTGAACATGGCCTGGTTGCCGCCGAGCGGCGACGGCGAGACCGCACCGGACCCGGTGTTCTTCCTGGCCGGCGGCCCCGGGCAATCCGCGGTCGACACCTATCCGAGCCTGGATCCGGTGTTCGAGGAAGTGCGCAAGCAGCGCGACGTGATCCTGGTCGACCAGCGCGGCACCGGCAAGTCCAACCTGCTGTCCTGCGATGGCGACGCCGCCGATGCCGACAAGCCGGACATCTCGCCCGAAGCGATGCAGGCCGGCGCGGCGAAGTGCGTGGAGGCGCTGTCGAAGAAGGCCGACCTGCGCCACTACACCACCACCGACGCGATCGCCGACCTCGACGAGGTGCGCAAGGCGATCGGCGCCGCCCAGGTCAACCTGGTCGGGGTCAGCTACGGCACCCGCGTCGCCCAGCAGTACGCGATGCGCCACCCGCAGGCGACCCGCAGCATCGTGCTGGATTCGGTGGTGCCCAATACCCTGCAGCTGGGCAACATCTTCGCCCGCAACCTGGACGATGCGCTGGCCCTGCAGTTCGCGCTGTGCAGCAAGGCGCCGGCCTGCAAGGGCAAGCTGGGCGACCCGCGCGCCGAGCTCGACCAGCTGCTGGCCAAGCTGCGCGCCGCGCCGGTCGCGGTGAAATACCGCGACGCCACCACCGGCGAGGCCGCCGAAGGCGTGCTGCACGCGGAAACCGTGGCCGGTCTGGTGCGGATGTACGCCTACATGCCGCTGGCCGGCGCGCTGCTGCCCAAGCTGATCCACGAAGCCAACGCCGGCCGCTACGACAACCTGATGGCGCTGACCCGGATGCTGACCGGCGAGATGAAGGACGCGATGGCGATGGGCATGCAGATGTCGGTGGTCTGCAGCGAGGACGGCGAGAGCATGGTGGTGCGCGCCGAGGACGCCGATACCGTGCTCGGCAACCAGATGCCGGTGGGCATGGCCGCGATGTGCAAGGCCTGGCCGAAGGGCGAGGTGCCCGCCGATTTCCACAAGGCGCTGGCGACCAAGGTGCCGGCGCTGGTGCTGGAGGGCGAGTTCGACCCGGTCACCCCGCCGCGCTACGGCGAGGAAGTGGTGAAGACCTTGCCGAACGGCCGCCTGTTCGTGCTGCGCGGCCAGGGCCACAACGTGATCGGCGCCGGCTGCATGCCGAAGCTGTTCACCCAGTTCATCGAGAAGGCCGACGCCAAGGCGCTCGACGGCAAATGCCTGGACACCCTCAATTACGCCGCGCCGTTCACCAGCTTCAACGGCTCCGAGCCGTGA
- a CDS encoding helix-turn-helix transcriptional regulator, translating to MNNRLRELRDARGWSQGELAERLEVSRQTINALETGKYDPSLPLAFRIARLFDGRIEDIFLPDGA from the coding sequence ATGAACAACCGCCTGCGCGAATTGCGCGATGCGCGCGGCTGGTCGCAGGGCGAGCTGGCCGAACGGCTGGAGGTCTCGCGGCAGACCATCAATGCGCTGGAGACCGGCAAGTACGACCCGTCGCTGCCGCTGGCGTTCCGCATCGCGCGCCTGTTCGACGGCCGCATCGAGGACATCTTCCTGCCGGACGGCGCATGA
- a CDS encoding FAD-binding oxidoreductase, with translation MIAPTVAHLSFLRDDGQPLDYIPGQFIQVHFTYADGAPARRSYSLATQHDHALGAGEAVEIAVSYVAGGAATALFEGMELGGSVDASGPYGRFCLMPADANQRYLLIGTGTGITPYRAMLPQLGQLIAGRGVEVVLLQGARTPEELLYGDEFRAFADAHPGFRYLPCLSRALPQAGSPLAHADVRHGYVQDALAEFAPNAEGDIAYLCGNPNMVDACFEALKECGLPIPQIRREKYVSNK, from the coding sequence ATGATCGCGCCGACCGTGGCGCACCTGTCGTTCCTGCGCGACGACGGCCAGCCGCTGGACTACATCCCCGGCCAGTTCATCCAGGTCCATTTCACTTATGCGGATGGCGCGCCGGCGCGGCGCAGCTATTCGCTGGCGACCCAGCACGACCACGCGCTGGGCGCGGGCGAGGCGGTGGAGATCGCGGTGAGCTACGTGGCCGGCGGCGCCGCCACCGCGCTGTTCGAGGGCATGGAACTCGGCGGCAGCGTCGATGCCAGCGGGCCGTACGGGCGCTTCTGCCTGATGCCGGCCGACGCCAACCAGCGCTACCTGCTGATCGGCACCGGCACCGGCATCACCCCGTACCGGGCGATGCTGCCGCAGCTCGGGCAGCTGATCGCCGGCCGCGGGGTCGAGGTCGTGCTGCTGCAGGGCGCGCGCACCCCGGAGGAGCTGCTGTACGGCGACGAGTTCCGCGCCTTCGCCGACGCCCATCCCGGCTTCCGCTACCTGCCCTGCCTCTCGCGCGCATTGCCGCAGGCCGGTTCCCCGCTCGCCCATGCCGACGTCCGCCACGGCTATGTGCAGGACGCGCTGGCCGAATTCGCGCCGAATGCGGAGGGCGACATCGCCTACCTGTGCGGCAACCCGAACATGGTCGATGCCTGCTTCGAGGCGCTGAAGGAATGCGGCCTGCCGATCCCGCAGATCCGCCGCGAGAAGTACGTCAGCAACAAATAG